One stretch of Hevea brasiliensis isolate MT/VB/25A 57/8 chromosome 12, ASM3005281v1, whole genome shotgun sequence DNA includes these proteins:
- the LOC131171250 gene encoding uncharacterized protein LOC131171250: MAVCPDEYALQFLELSENTQSSQLASSALISRNPNGQQGNRRGSRGGIIGNRSNQRNGEASSNQDSRGVICYYCHEPGHTKYNCPQLQRKNQRSQMVNMAAEDSTVSSSEKTVLVSAEDFAQFSQYQASLKPTSSPITAIAESGKSTTCLVSSSSKWVIDSGATDHMTGSYDEADYW; the protein is encoded by the exons AGaatacccaatcttcacagcttgccagtagtgctcttattagccgtaatccaaatggacaacagggtaatagaagaggaagtagaggaggaattataggcaacagaagtaatcagcgtaatggagaggctagttctaatcaggactcaagaggagtcatttgttattattgtcatgagcctggccatacaaaatataattgtccgcaacttcagaggaaaaatcagcgatcacagatggtaaatatggcagcagaggattctacagtatcttcctctgagaaaactgttttggtatctgcagaggattttgcacagttttcccagtatcaggcatctctaaagcctaccagttcccctatcactgcgatcgctgagtcaggtaaatccactacatgccttgtgtcttcctcatccaaatgggttattgattctggtgcaacagatcacatgacag gatcttacgacgaagcagattattggtag